A part of Deinococcus aerius genomic DNA contains:
- a CDS encoding phosphoglycerate kinase, producing MRTLDQLDTRGQRVLVRVDYNVPVKDGVVQDDTRITASLPTLERLLDGSASLVLMSHFGRPKGGPEEKYSLRPVAPVLERALKRDVRFIGSLPSSEETLREVRELQPGEVALLENVRFEAGEEKNDPELARQLARLGDAFVLDAFGSAHRAHASVSGVAEYLPHAAGLLLQNEVEALSRLLENPARPYAVIIGGAKVSDKIKVIENLLPRVDRMLIGGGMAYTFIKSQGGQIGDSIHEDDQLGLARRLLDEYGGKIMLPVDVIAADRFAEDARTQVVPSDAIPDGWQGLDAGPETVKAYTQALQGAKTVFWNGPLGVFEFPAFAGGTNAIAKAVAELGDNAYTVIGGGDSVSAINKSGQADRVSHISTGGGASLELLEGRTLPGVEAMK from the coding sequence ATGCGAACCCTCGATCAACTGGACACCCGGGGCCAGCGCGTCCTCGTGCGGGTGGACTACAACGTGCCCGTCAAGGACGGCGTGGTGCAGGACGACACCCGCATCACGGCGAGCCTGCCCACCCTGGAGCGGCTGCTGGACGGCAGCGCCTCCCTCGTCCTCATGAGCCACTTCGGGCGGCCCAAGGGCGGGCCGGAGGAGAAGTACAGCCTGCGGCCCGTGGCGCCCGTGCTGGAGCGCGCCCTCAAGCGCGACGTGCGCTTCATCGGCTCGCTGCCGTCGAGCGAGGAGACCCTGCGGGAGGTGCGGGAACTCCAGCCCGGCGAGGTCGCCCTGCTGGAGAACGTGCGCTTCGAGGCGGGCGAGGAGAAGAACGACCCGGAACTGGCGCGGCAGCTTGCCCGGCTGGGGGACGCCTTCGTCCTCGACGCCTTCGGAAGCGCGCACCGGGCCCACGCCTCGGTGAGTGGCGTCGCCGAGTATCTGCCGCACGCGGCGGGGCTGCTCCTCCAGAACGAGGTCGAGGCGCTCTCGCGGCTGCTGGAGAACCCCGCCCGGCCCTACGCCGTCATCATCGGCGGGGCGAAGGTCAGCGACAAGATCAAGGTGATCGAGAATCTGCTGCCGCGGGTGGACCGCATGCTGATCGGCGGCGGGATGGCGTACACCTTTATCAAGAGCCAGGGCGGCCAGATCGGCGACTCCATCCACGAGGACGATCAGTTGGGGCTCGCCCGCAGACTGCTGGACGAGTACGGCGGGAAGATCATGCTCCCGGTGGACGTGATTGCCGCTGACCGCTTTGCAGAAGACGCGCGGACGCAGGTGGTGCCGAGTGACGCCATTCCCGACGGCTGGCAGGGGCTGGACGCCGGGCCGGAGACGGTGAAGGCCTACACGCAGGCGCTTCAGGGCGCCAAGACGGTCTTCTGGAACGGGCCGCTCGGCGTGTTCGAGTTCCCGGCCTTCGCGGGGGGCACGAACGCCATCGCCAAGGCCGTAGCAGAGTTGGGCGACAACGCTTACACCGTCATCGGCGGCGGCGACTCCGTCAGCGCGATCAACAAGAGCGGGCAGGCCGACCGGGTGAGCCACATCAGCACGGGCGGCGGCGCGAGCCTGGAACTGCTGGAAGGCCGCACGCTGCCGGGCGTGGAGGCGATGAAGTAA
- a CDS encoding S24/S26 family peptidase: MTIRPRGHSMRGKVNDGDLVTLVPAQELPLEVGDVVLVRVAGKDYLHLIKAISGGRCLIGNNRGGINGWVGCQSIYGKAVDIRRST; this comes from the coding sequence GTGACGATCCGCCCGCGCGGACACTCCATGCGGGGAAAGGTCAATGATGGCGACCTCGTGACACTTGTTCCGGCCCAGGAGTTGCCTCTGGAAGTGGGTGATGTGGTGCTGGTCCGTGTCGCTGGCAAGGACTACCTTCACCTCATCAAGGCCATATCCGGCGGGCGGTGCTTGATCGGGAATAACCGGGGCGGGATCAACGGCTGGGTGGGGTGTCAGAGCATCTATGGGAAAGCCGTGGACATCCGCCGTTCCACCTGA
- the tpiA gene encoding triose-phosphate isomerase, whose amino-acid sequence MTKPRTLLALNWKMNKTPTEAKAWARELAHGYHRGEVELAVMAPAIDLPGLKETLPGGVDVGAQDVSQHESGAYTGEISATMLREVNATYVIVGHSERRQYHNETDAVVAAKARQAQAGGLTPIVCVGESLDVRERGGHVDFTLDQLRASTEGVGPELVVAYEPVWAIGTGRTATAQDAEEMAAAIRGALEGLYGDQAGSIRVLYGGSVKPDNIASICAGPNVNGALVGGASLNVADVIGMNDALK is encoded by the coding sequence ATGACCAAACCCAGAACCCTGCTCGCCCTGAACTGGAAGATGAACAAGACGCCGACCGAGGCCAAAGCCTGGGCACGGGAACTGGCGCACGGCTATCACCGGGGCGAGGTCGAACTCGCGGTGATGGCCCCCGCCATTGACCTGCCGGGACTGAAAGAGACGCTGCCCGGCGGCGTGGACGTGGGCGCGCAGGACGTGTCGCAGCACGAGTCGGGCGCGTACACGGGCGAGATCAGCGCCACCATGCTGCGCGAGGTGAACGCGACCTACGTGATCGTCGGGCACTCCGAGCGGCGGCAGTACCACAACGAGACGGACGCGGTGGTCGCGGCCAAGGCGCGGCAGGCCCAGGCGGGCGGCCTCACCCCCATCGTCTGCGTGGGCGAGAGCCTGGACGTGCGGGAGCGCGGGGGGCACGTGGACTTTACCCTGGACCAGCTTCGCGCGAGCACGGAGGGCGTGGGGCCGGAACTCGTCGTCGCCTATGAACCCGTCTGGGCCATCGGCACGGGCAGGACCGCGACCGCACAGGACGCGGAGGAGATGGCCGCCGCGATTCGAGGGGCGCTGGAGGGGCTGTACGGCGACCAGGCGGGCAGCATCCGCGTCCTGTACGGCGGCAGTGTGAAGCCGGACAACATCGCCTCCATCTGCGCGGGGCCGAACGTGAACGGGGCGCTGGTCGGGGGCGCGAGTCTGAACGTGGCGGACGTGATCGGGATGAATGACGCTTTGAAGTGA
- the asnS gene encoding asparagine--tRNA ligase produces MTATDFDVTINDLKAHVGETVTLSAWLTDKSGKGKIQFLKLRDGTGFVQGTVFKGDVPGEVFEAARRLSQEQAVRVTGEVRADERAPGGVELAVRDLAPYAENGGEYPITPKEHGIEFLLDHRHLWLRHRRPWAVLRVRDSVQRAIVDFFHGEGFVRFDAPFFTPNAAEGTTELFEIDLFGEDKAYLSQTGQLHAEAGALAFGKVYTFGPTFRAEKSKTRRHLLEFWMVEPEVAPSDHTENMALQERFVSFIVRRALEECGTELETLGRDLSRLRPAAEGNYPRVTYTGALDIIRQHIEDGDLPPNVQADVQPVEWGDDLGAPHETILGYHFDRPVIVERYPAAIKAFYMQPDPQDPRLALCDDMIAPEGYGEIIGGSQRIHDYELLRSRIEHEGLPVEAFEWYLDLRRFGSVPHAGFGMGLERVIAWITGIDHIREAIPFPRMLTRMSP; encoded by the coding sequence GTGACCGCGACCGATTTTGATGTAACTATCAACGACTTAAAGGCGCACGTGGGCGAGACGGTGACCTTGAGCGCCTGGCTGACCGACAAGAGCGGCAAGGGGAAAATCCAGTTTCTGAAACTGCGCGACGGGACCGGCTTCGTGCAGGGGACCGTCTTCAAGGGGGACGTGCCGGGGGAGGTCTTCGAGGCGGCCAGGCGGCTCTCGCAGGAGCAGGCGGTGCGGGTGACGGGCGAGGTCCGGGCGGACGAGCGGGCGCCGGGCGGGGTGGAACTCGCGGTGCGGGACCTCGCGCCCTACGCGGAGAACGGCGGCGAGTACCCGATCACGCCCAAGGAACACGGCATCGAGTTCCTGCTCGACCACCGCCACCTGTGGCTGCGGCACCGCCGCCCGTGGGCCGTGCTGCGGGTGCGCGACTCCGTGCAGCGGGCCATCGTGGACTTCTTTCACGGAGAGGGCTTCGTGCGCTTCGACGCGCCCTTCTTCACGCCGAACGCGGCGGAGGGCACGACCGAACTCTTCGAGATCGACCTCTTCGGCGAGGACAAGGCGTACCTGAGCCAGACGGGGCAACTGCACGCCGAGGCGGGGGCGCTCGCCTTCGGCAAGGTGTACACCTTCGGGCCGACCTTCCGCGCCGAGAAGAGCAAGACCCGGCGGCACCTGCTGGAGTTCTGGATGGTCGAGCCGGAGGTCGCGCCGAGCGATCACACCGAGAACATGGCACTTCAGGAACGGTTCGTGAGCTTCATTGTGCGCCGCGCGCTGGAAGAGTGCGGGACGGAGCTGGAGACGCTGGGCCGCGACCTTTCGAGGTTGCGCCCCGCCGCCGAGGGGAACTACCCGCGCGTGACCTACACCGGGGCGCTGGACATCATCCGGCAGCACATCGAGGACGGCGACCTGCCGCCCAACGTCCAGGCGGACGTGCAGCCCGTCGAGTGGGGGGATGACTTGGGAGCCCCGCACGAGACGATCCTGGGGTATCACTTCGACCGCCCGGTGATCGTCGAGCGGTATCCGGCGGCGATCAAGGCGTTCTACATGCAGCCCGACCCGCAGGACCCCCGCCTGGCCCTGTGCGACGACATGATTGCCCCCGAGGGTTACGGCGAGATCATCGGCGGCTCGCAGCGCATCCACGACTACGAGCTGCTGCGCTCGCGCATCGAGCACGAGGGGCTGCCGGTAGAAGCGTTCGAGTGGTATCTCGACCTGCGGCGCTTCGGTTCCGTGCCGCACGCGGGCTTCGGGATGGGGCTGGAGCGGGTGATCGCCTGGATCACGGGCATTGACCACATCCGCGAGGCGATTCCCTTCCCGAGGATGCTGACTCGCATGTCGCCCTGA
- a CDS encoding PhzF family phenazine biosynthesis isomerase has protein sequence MIAYCEVSAFTDTPGHGNRAGVVLDAGGLSEAEMQALAAFLDAPETVFVTRMGDGAVRVRYFTPTQEIDFCGHATVALGLRLAQNGHWTEGPLVLETLVGRIPLTLEAEAGTPTRVWMKQRGMESRPVDWTLRRELAEALGIDERMIHRGLPLAAASTGLWSVFVPLVDPVILDGLEPDLTRIHALSDALGVCSVYAYTPMGVNRFAARDFAPAVGIPEDPVTGSAAGALLALLAREGRLPLRGDRATGVVYQGHTLGTPGEVEVEVTLAGQVVQEVRVGGRAALDREGYWTPRG, from the coding sequence ATGATCGCGTATTGCGAGGTGAGCGCGTTCACCGACACGCCGGGGCACGGCAACCGGGCGGGCGTCGTGCTGGACGCTGGGGGGCTGTCGGAGGCGGAGATGCAGGCCCTCGCCGCGTTTCTGGATGCCCCGGAGACGGTGTTCGTGACCCGGATGGGGGACGGCGCCGTGCGGGTGCGGTACTTCACGCCGACCCAGGAGATCGACTTCTGCGGGCACGCGACGGTCGCCCTGGGGTTGAGGCTGGCGCAGAACGGGCACTGGACGGAGGGGCCGCTCGTGCTGGAGACGCTGGTGGGCCGCATTCCCCTGACGCTGGAGGCCGAGGCGGGCACGCCCACGCGGGTGTGGATGAAGCAGCGGGGGATGGAAAGCCGCCCGGTGGACTGGACCCTGCGGCGGGAACTCGCCGAGGCGCTGGGGATCGACGAGCGGATGATCCACCGGGGGCTGCCCCTCGCGGCGGCGAGTACGGGCCTGTGGAGTGTCTTCGTGCCGCTGGTGGACCCGGTGATTCTGGACGGGCTGGAGCCGGACCTCACCCGCATCCACGCCCTGAGTGACGCGCTCGGCGTGTGTAGCGTGTACGCCTACACGCCGATGGGCGTCAACCGCTTCGCTGCCCGCGACTTCGCCCCCGCCGTCGGCATCCCCGAGGACCCGGTGACGGGCAGCGCGGCGGGGGCGCTCCTCGCCCTGCTGGCACGGGAGGGCCGCCTCCCCCTGCGCGGCGACCGGGCGACGGGCGTGGTGTACCAGGGCCACACCCTCGGCACCCCCGGCGAGGTCGAGGTCGAGGTGACGCTCGCCGGGCAGGTCGTGCAGGAGGTCCGGGTGGGGGGCCGGGCCGCCCTCGACCGTGAGGGGTACTGGACGCCGCGCGGGTAG
- a CDS encoding Cof-type HAD-IIB family hydrolase: MLGLICVDVDGTLVGTGNVVREDVWAALADARSRGVRIALCSGRPAFGNALAYARRLDPGGWHIFQNGASIVNVGRGASLSEPLPVEPLEELLTRAHATGRLLEVYTDNEYGVTCPGDLARRHAELLGVPFVPRDPETLIGTRVRAQWVVPLAESAAVQAEPHPGLDLHPAGSPVMPDTMFISVTRAGIGKGSAVARVAAEYGVPLERTMMVGDGHNDVTAMREVGHPVAMGNADAEARAAARYHVGHVDDGGLADAVRLALTL; the protein is encoded by the coding sequence GTGCTTGGCCTGATCTGTGTGGATGTGGACGGAACACTCGTGGGCACCGGGAACGTGGTGCGGGAGGACGTGTGGGCCGCCCTGGCGGACGCGCGCTCAAGGGGCGTGCGAATCGCGCTGTGCAGCGGGCGGCCCGCCTTTGGCAACGCGCTCGCCTACGCGCGGCGGCTGGACCCAGGCGGCTGGCATATTTTCCAGAACGGCGCCTCCATCGTGAATGTGGGCCGTGGCGCGAGCCTGTCCGAACCCCTGCCGGTGGAGCCCCTGGAGGAGCTGCTGACCCGCGCCCACGCCACGGGGCGGCTGCTGGAGGTGTACACCGACAACGAGTACGGGGTGACCTGCCCGGGTGACCTCGCCCGGCGGCACGCGGAACTCCTCGGCGTGCCCTTCGTCCCGCGCGACCCGGAGACGCTGATCGGCACGCGCGTCCGGGCGCAGTGGGTGGTGCCGCTTGCGGAGTCGGCAGCCGTGCAGGCCGAGCCCCACCCCGGCCTGGACCTGCACCCGGCGGGCAGCCCGGTGATGCCCGACACCATGTTTATCAGCGTGACCCGCGCGGGGATTGGCAAGGGCAGCGCCGTGGCGCGGGTGGCTGCCGAATACGGGGTGCCCCTGGAACGCACCATGATGGTCGGCGACGGCCACAACGACGTGACCGCCATGCGCGAGGTCGGCCACCCGGTGGCGATGGGCAATGCCGACGCCGAGGCCCGCGCCGCCGCCCGCTACCACGTCGGTCATGTGGACGACGGCGGGCTGGCCGACGCGGTGCGGCTGGCGCTGACGCTGTAG
- a CDS encoding class I SAM-dependent methyltransferase, which yields MGAYDRLAASYDRLWGRYARRTAREVLDALPPLGSGTLLDVGCGTGTLLALARARFPGARLVGAEPSAGMRGVAARTLAGQGVTLLASPAEALALPDASVDALTCLNVLHYLADPGAALREWGRVLRPGGTLIVQDYVPNGLPGFVRLVSLNDRELVRVYTVPELAGLLEAAGFGGVTARPFRIDLFWRGGLARGKRGGPGLHAPG from the coding sequence ATGGGAGCCTACGACCGCCTCGCCGCGAGCTATGACCGGCTCTGGGGCCGCTACGCCCGGCGGACAGCCCGCGAGGTGCTGGACGCGCTGCCGCCCCTGGGGTCCGGCACGCTCCTCGACGTGGGCTGCGGCACGGGCACCCTGCTCGCGCTCGCCCGTGCCCGCTTTCCGGGGGCTCGGCTCGTCGGCGCCGAGCCCAGCGCGGGAATGCGCGGGGTGGCCGCGCGCACCCTCGCCGGGCAGGGCGTGACGCTTCTCGCCTCCCCGGCAGAGGCCCTCGCGCTGCCGGACGCCTCGGTGGACGCCCTGACCTGCCTGAACGTCCTGCACTACCTCGCGGACCCGGGGGCCGCCCTGCGCGAGTGGGGGCGGGTGTTGCGGCCCGGGGGCACCCTCATCGTGCAGGACTACGTGCCGAACGGCCTGCCCGGCTTCGTCCGGCTCGTCTCGCTGAACGACCGGGAACTCGTGCGGGTCTACACGGTGCCGGAACTGGCCGGGCTGCTGGAGGCGGCGGGGTTCGGCGGGGTCACGGCGCGGCCCTTTCGCATCGATCTGTTCTGGCGCGGCGGTCTGGCCCGTGGTAAGCGGGGTGGACCGGGACTTCACGCTCCCGGTTGA
- the cax gene encoding calcium/proton exchanger — MKWLNILLIFLPIAVFLEVTHGSPTLIFVSAALAILPLAGIMGTATEQLAVRAGSTIGGLLNATFGNATELIIAFFALQAGKLEVVKASIVGSILGNLLLVMGLAVLLGGLKYKEQRFNLKSAGTVASLLVISVIALMIPTIFDLAARAIAPERVAALDVNLSDAAAVVLILVYAGYIYFTLVSHRDILSTADDEGAHDEHDGPLWSVPRAVGVLAAATIGVAFMSEFLVGTLEEATAVLGLTEFFVGLILIPIIGNAAEHAAAVLFALRNKMDLSMTISLGSTVQVALLVAPLLVLAGLVVGQPMNLVVSPLELVAIFGAVIIANSVVRDGETNWLEGLLLLAVYAILGLAVFFYPVK, encoded by the coding sequence ATGAAGTGGCTCAACATCCTGCTGATCTTCCTGCCCATCGCGGTCTTCCTGGAGGTCACGCACGGCAGCCCCACGCTGATCTTCGTCAGCGCCGCCCTCGCCATCCTGCCGCTGGCGGGCATCATGGGGACGGCCACCGAACAGCTCGCGGTGCGCGCGGGCAGCACGATAGGCGGCCTGCTCAACGCCACCTTCGGCAACGCGACCGAGCTGATCATCGCCTTTTTCGCCCTCCAGGCGGGCAAGCTGGAGGTCGTAAAGGCCAGCATCGTCGGCTCGATCCTGGGCAACCTGCTCCTCGTGATGGGCCTGGCCGTGCTGCTGGGCGGCCTGAAGTACAAGGAGCAGCGCTTCAACCTGAAGTCGGCGGGCACGGTCGCCAGCCTGCTGGTCATCAGCGTGATCGCCCTGATGATCCCCACCATCTTCGACCTGGCGGCGCGGGCGATCGCCCCAGAACGGGTGGCGGCCCTCGACGTGAACCTCAGCGACGCCGCCGCCGTCGTGTTGATCCTGGTGTACGCCGGGTACATCTACTTCACCCTGGTCAGCCACCGCGACATCCTCTCGACCGCCGACGACGAGGGCGCCCACGACGAGCACGACGGCCCCCTCTGGAGCGTGCCCCGCGCGGTGGGCGTGCTGGCCGCCGCCACGATTGGCGTCGCCTTCATGTCCGAGTTCCTGGTCGGCACGCTGGAGGAGGCCACGGCCGTCCTGGGCCTCACCGAGTTCTTCGTGGGCCTGATCCTGATTCCCATCATCGGCAACGCCGCCGAACACGCCGCCGCCGTGCTGTTCGCCCTGCGGAACAAGATGGACCTCTCCATGACGATCAGCCTGGGCTCCACGGTGCAGGTCGCCCTTCTCGTCGCGCCGCTGCTGGTGCTCGCGGGGCTGGTCGTCGGGCAGCCCATGAACCTCGTCGTGTCGCCGCTGGAACTGGTCGCCATCTTCGGGGCCGTGATCATCGCCAACAGCGTGGTGAGGGACGGGGAGACGAACTGGCTGGAGGGGCTGCTGCTGCTGGCCGTGTACGCGATTCTGGGATTGGCGGTGTTCTTCTACCCGGTGAAGTGA
- the recG gene encoding ATP-dependent DNA helicase RecG produces MATVAELRERLRRPLAAELASGCANRVVAGGLERLLASPLAGPFPQVREALSGYAGLDSEGREEALNAALALLDGQEKAARTPRPAQAVKPAVPTASPGERLPIDAEVTRLDTGPGGARKLQSLGLRTIRDVLHAYPHRHEDRRALPDLSEVEEGQKVTVEGTVVAKSRRKPKPNMLILEVTLETPSGGRVRASWFNQPWVEQQLKEGARLVLTGRAKKFGRSVQLGVEHLETVEDAKDSLSTGRIVGVYDSKDGISQEFLRRAAHRALRAAPLDDYLPAHWRRQYGLTDLGDALWGIHFPRDEAQLERAMHRLRFDEYLFLELRVLLQGEDAVLLGKRFQATGEDISRFESALPFAFTNAQRRVLLEITDDMRSERQMARLVQGDVGSGKTAVAACALYLAVRDGYQGALMAPTEILARQHYANLVGYLSKLDVRVGLLIGAMTPKQKLEMQTRIADGDVDVVVGTQALIQENVRFDNLGLAVVDEEHRFGVMQRRKLLAGRPDVLVMSATPIPRSLALTAYGDLELSIIDELPPGRTPVETKLIQDTHRQQAYGFVMRQIREGRQAYVVTALIEENENLELLAATQLADDLKTILPEARIELLHGKMTAAEKEYVMDRFRGREFDILVSTTVIEVGVDVPNATVMVIENAERFGLSQLHQLRGRVGRGSAQSYCILVAGEHSKKTRQRLKIIEGSTDGFVIAEADLKLRGPGELRGTRQSGIPDLRLGDLASDVEIIERARELAKHILAHDPRLEHPRLQYLRGELQNRSQSVAFREVI; encoded by the coding sequence ATGGCGACGGTCGCGGAACTGCGGGAGAGACTCAGGCGTCCGCTCGCGGCGGAACTCGCCTCGGGGTGCGCGAACCGGGTGGTGGCGGGCGGGCTGGAGCGGCTGCTCGCGTCCCCGCTGGCGGGTCCTTTTCCGCAGGTCCGGGAGGCGCTGAGCGGCTACGCGGGCCTGGACTCGGAGGGGCGGGAGGAGGCGCTGAACGCGGCGCTCGCCCTGCTGGACGGGCAGGAGAAGGCGGCGAGGACTCCCCGTCCCGCCCAGGCCGTCAAGCCTGCGGTGCCCACCGCCTCCCCCGGCGAGCGTCTTCCCATCGACGCCGAGGTCACGCGGCTGGACACCGGGCCGGGCGGGGCGCGCAAGCTCCAGTCGCTGGGCTTACGCACTATCCGCGACGTGCTGCACGCCTACCCGCACCGCCACGAGGACCGCCGCGCCCTGCCCGATCTCTCGGAGGTCGAGGAGGGCCAGAAGGTGACGGTGGAGGGCACGGTCGTCGCCAAGTCGCGCCGCAAGCCCAAGCCGAACATGCTCATCCTGGAGGTGACGCTGGAGACCCCCTCGGGCGGGCGGGTCCGGGCGTCGTGGTTCAACCAGCCGTGGGTCGAGCAGCAGTTGAAAGAAGGCGCGCGGCTGGTGCTGACGGGCCGGGCGAAGAAGTTCGGGCGGAGCGTGCAACTTGGGGTCGAGCACCTGGAGACGGTGGAGGATGCCAAGGACAGCCTCAGCACCGGGCGGATCGTCGGCGTGTACGACTCCAAGGACGGTATCTCGCAGGAGTTCCTGCGGCGGGCGGCGCACCGGGCGCTCCGGGCCGCGCCGCTGGACGACTACCTCCCCGCCCACTGGCGGCGGCAGTACGGGCTGACCGACCTGGGGGACGCGCTGTGGGGCATCCACTTCCCGCGCGACGAGGCGCAACTGGAACGGGCGATGCACCGGCTGAGGTTCGACGAGTACCTGTTTCTGGAACTGCGCGTGCTCCTCCAGGGCGAGGACGCCGTGCTCCTCGGCAAGCGGTTCCAGGCGACGGGCGAGGACATCAGCCGCTTCGAGTCAGCCCTCCCCTTCGCATTCACGAATGCCCAGCGGCGCGTGCTGCTGGAGATCACGGACGATATGCGCTCCGAGCGGCAGATGGCCCGGCTGGTCCAGGGGGACGTGGGGAGCGGCAAGACGGCGGTGGCGGCGTGCGCGCTCTACCTCGCCGTGCGGGACGGGTATCAGGGGGCGCTCATGGCCCCCACCGAGATTCTGGCGCGGCAGCACTACGCGAACCTCGTCGGGTATCTGTCGAAGCTCGATGTCCGAGTGGGGCTCCTGATCGGGGCGATGACCCCGAAGCAGAAGCTGGAGATGCAGACGCGCATCGCGGATGGGGACGTGGACGTGGTCGTGGGCACGCAGGCGCTCATTCAGGAGAACGTGCGCTTCGACAACCTGGGACTCGCCGTGGTGGACGAGGAGCACCGCTTCGGCGTGATGCAGCGGCGCAAGCTGCTCGCGGGCCGCCCGGACGTGCTCGTGATGAGCGCCACACCGATCCCGCGCAGCCTGGCGCTGACGGCGTACGGGGACCTGGAACTGAGCATCATCGACGAGTTGCCGCCCGGGCGCACGCCGGTCGAGACGAAGCTCATCCAGGACACGCACCGCCAGCAGGCGTACGGCTTCGTGATGCGCCAGATTCGGGAGGGGCGGCAGGCCTACGTGGTTACGGCGCTCATCGAGGAGAACGAGAACCTGGAACTCCTCGCCGCCACGCAACTCGCGGACGACCTGAAGACGATCCTCCCCGAAGCCCGAATTGAGTTGCTGCACGGCAAGATGACCGCCGCCGAGAAGGAATACGTGATGGACCGCTTCCGGGGGCGGGAGTTCGACATCCTGGTGTCCACCACCGTGATTGAGGTCGGCGTGGACGTGCCCAACGCGACGGTCATGGTGATCGAGAACGCCGAGCGGTTCGGGCTCTCGCAGCTTCACCAGCTCCGGGGCCGGGTGGGGCGCGGCAGCGCGCAGAGCTACTGCATCCTGGTCGCGGGGGAACACAGCAAGAAGACGCGGCAGCGCCTGAAGATCATCGAGGGCTCGACCGACGGCTTCGTGATCGCGGAGGCCGACCTCAAGTTGCGCGGTCCCGGCGAGCTTCGCGGCACCCGCCAGAGCGGCATCCCCGACCTGCGGCTGGGTGACCTTGCCAGCGACGTGGAGATCATCGAGCGGGCACGCGAACTCGCCAAGCACATCCTCGCGCACGACCCACGGCTGGAGCACCCCCGCCTCCAGTACCTGCGGGGCGAACTCCAGAACCGCAGCCAGAGCGTGGCCTTCCGCGAGGTGATCTGA
- a CDS encoding phosphatase PAP2 family protein produces the protein MLPNSLQTSLHALAAGTPLLGGLAVFTASFLLFVLAAVLGGIVLMKARSVTWALAARVVVACAATVLLTLVLGHAVPDPRPYLVGHYTPLTQVAHDNGFPSDHTLVAALFTGFILWIDRRFVTLFALGTLAIGLGRLAVGAHHTLDVLGSLLIAGASLSLAAALRLPEAWRRPVLPGRERYS, from the coding sequence ATGCTCCCCAATTCGCTTCAGACCTCGCTGCACGCGCTGGCCGCCGGGACCCCGCTTCTGGGTGGGTTGGCCGTGTTCACCGCCTCCTTCCTCCTGTTCGTGCTGGCGGCGGTGCTGGGCGGGATCGTGCTGATGAAGGCCAGGAGCGTGACGTGGGCGCTGGCCGCGCGGGTGGTGGTCGCGTGCGCCGCCACTGTGCTCCTCACCCTGGTGCTGGGTCATGCCGTCCCGGACCCCCGGCCCTATCTGGTCGGCCACTACACGCCGCTCACGCAGGTGGCCCATGACAACGGCTTTCCCTCGGACCACACCCTGGTCGCGGCCCTGTTCACGGGGTTCATCCTGTGGATCGACCGCCGTTTCGTCACCCTGTTCGCGCTGGGCACGCTCGCCATCGGGCTCGGGCGGCTCGCGGTCGGTGCCCACCACACGCTCGACGTACTGGGCAGCCTCCTTATCGCGGGCGCCTCCTTGAGCCTGGCCGCCGCGCTCCGGTTGCCGGAGGCGTGGCGCCGACCCGTTCTGCCGGGGAGGGAGCGGTACTCCTGA
- a CDS encoding SDR family oxidoreductase — protein sequence MRQAMSGKTVLVTGATNGIGLVTARQLARRGARVVIVGRNPEKTARVAAEVGAADALIADLSELTQVRRAAAEFRERNPRLDVLVNNAGAYYARRQETREGIEMTWALNHLAPFLLTRELLPLLREAEDPRVVTVSSDAHRFGRIRFDDPEFRRGYSGWAAYGQSKLANALFARELARREPGVRSNSVHPGMVRTGFGHNNGGGTSLLWRLVDRFAISPEQGARTSIRLASDPELRISGRYFAQEREVKPSARALDDGAAQRLWTLSEEYVGR from the coding sequence ATGAGGCAGGCCATGAGCGGGAAAACAGTGCTGGTCACCGGGGCGACGAACGGCATCGGGCTGGTGACGGCGCGGCAGCTGGCGCGGCGGGGGGCGCGGGTGGTGATCGTGGGCCGCAATCCCGAGAAGACGGCCCGGGTGGCGGCGGAAGTCGGCGCGGCGGACGCCCTGATCGCCGACCTCTCCGAACTCACGCAGGTGCGCCGGGCCGCCGCCGAGTTCAGAGAGCGGAACCCGAGGCTTGATGTGCTGGTGAACAACGCAGGCGCGTACTATGCCCGGCGCCAGGAGACACGCGAGGGGATCGAGATGACCTGGGCGCTCAATCACCTCGCGCCCTTCCTGCTGACCCGGGAATTGCTGCCCCTACTGCGTGAGGCGGAGGACCCCCGCGTCGTCACCGTCTCCTCGGACGCGCACCGCTTCGGGCGGATTCGCTTCGACGACCCCGAGTTCCGGCGGGGCTATAGCGGGTGGGCCGCCTACGGGCAGAGCAAGCTGGCGAACGCCCTCTTCGCGCGGGAACTCGCCCGGCGCGAGCCCGGGGTCAGGAGCAACAGCGTCCACCCCGGCATGGTCCGCACCGGCTTCGGGCACAACAACGGCGGCGGGACCAGCCTGCTGTGGAGGCTCGTCGACCGCTTCGCCATCAGCCCCGAGCAGGGCGCCCGGACGAGCATCCGCCTCGCCAGCGACCCGGAGCTGCGGATCAGCGGGCGCTACTTCGCCCAGGAACGGGAGGTCAAACCGTCCGCGCGGGCGCTGGACGACGGGGCGGCGCAGAGGCTCTGGACGCTGAGCGAGGAGTACGTGGGGCGCTGA